In the genome of Porphyrobacter sp. ULC335, one region contains:
- a CDS encoding DUF1272 domain-containing protein yields the protein MLEMRPDCEMCGVGLPAEAPGAFICSFECTFCAECAEDLDDRCPNCGGELVDRPTRAKALHAKYPPSTERKHKG from the coding sequence ATGCTCGAAATGCGCCCCGATTGCGAAATGTGCGGCGTCGGCCTTCCCGCCGAGGCGCCGGGTGCTTTCATCTGCTCGTTCGAATGCACCTTCTGCGCCGAATGCGCCGAGGATCTCGACGACCGCTGCCCCAATTGCGGCGGCGAGCTGGTGGACCGCCCGACTCGGGCAAAAGCGCTCCACGCGAAATACCCGCCGAGCACCGAGCGCAAGCACAAGGGGTAA
- a CDS encoding sterol desaturase family protein, with protein MPTGIPPLDILLERGHFVFAIDFTRYLIAASIIFALVWVLRRTALRQRKIQPREATGADMRREFVQSLQSVFVYVIGACFLIWGREVGVFYDVFGVSFGLGVDLLILAAIIIAHDAYFYWAHRMMHHPRLFRHFHRAHHRSITPTPWAAYSFAMPEAAVMFLFVPLWLFFVPTPGWVMVAWLNFQIIRNAMGHAGFEFFPRWWLDSPLTRWINTTVHHDLHHNGGFNSNFGLYFTWWDKWMGTEHPRYHEKFREVTGHTQPIAAQASSKVTA; from the coding sequence ATGCCCACCGGAATTCCGCCTCTCGATATCCTGCTTGAACGGGGGCATTTTGTCTTCGCCATCGATTTCACCCGCTATCTGATCGCCGCCTCGATTATCTTCGCGCTGGTCTGGGTTCTGCGGCGCACGGCCCTCAGGCAGCGCAAGATCCAGCCGCGTGAGGCCACCGGCGCCGATATGCGGCGCGAATTTGTGCAGTCGCTGCAATCGGTGTTCGTCTACGTGATCGGGGCCTGCTTCCTGATCTGGGGCCGCGAGGTCGGGGTGTTCTATGACGTCTTCGGCGTCAGCTTTGGCCTGGGCGTGGACCTGCTGATCCTCGCCGCAATCATCATCGCACATGACGCCTATTTCTACTGGGCGCACCGCATGATGCACCATCCCCGGCTGTTCCGGCATTTCCACCGCGCGCACCACCGCTCGATCACCCCGACGCCATGGGCAGCTTACAGCTTTGCCATGCCCGAAGCGGCGGTGATGTTCCTGTTCGTGCCCCTGTGGCTGTTTTTCGTGCCGACGCCGGGATGGGTGATGGTGGCATGGCTGAATTTCCAGATCATCCGTAACGCCATGGGCCATGCTGGGTTCGAGTTCTTCCCGCGCTGGTGGCTGGATTCGCCGCTCACCCGCTGGATCAACACCACGGTGCACCACGACCTGCACCATAATGGCGGCTTCAACTCCAATTTCGGGCTCTATTTCACCTGGTGGGACAAGTGGATGGGCACCGAGCACCCGAGATATCACGAGAAGTTTCGCGAAGTGACGGGGCACACGCAGCCAATTGCGGCGCAGGCCAGCAGCAAAGTGACCGCCTGA
- the glmM gene encoding phosphoglucosamine mutase, producing MGRKLFGTDGIRGRTNAGAMTAATAMKVGQAAGRHFVRGGHRHRVVIGKDTRLSGYMMESALVAGFTSVGIDVIMTGPLPTPAIALLTREMRADLGVMISASHNLYADNGIKLFGPDGFKLSDAAEIEIERLMETDIPLAPAEKIGRARRIEDARGRYIHAVKDSVSSEIRFDGLKVVVDCANGAAYQVAPSAIWELGADVVALGVTPNGININDGVGSTAIAALQAKVVEEGADIGIALDGDADRLIVVDEKGRAVDGDQIMALIAGRMQERGSLRGGGIVATVMSNLGLERYLAGRGLDLVRAKVGDRYVLEAMKAGGYNVGGEQSGHMILLDYATTGDGTVAALRVLASLVRSGRPASELLHVFDPVPQLLKNVRYEGGQPLENAQVKAVIAEAEAALAGKGRLVIRPSGTEPVIRVMAEGDDQGQVEQVVDAICEAVRAAV from the coding sequence ATGGGACGCAAGCTGTTCGGAACTGACGGAATCAGGGGCCGCACCAATGCGGGCGCCATGACCGCGGCCACCGCGATGAAGGTTGGTCAGGCCGCCGGACGCCATTTCGTGCGCGGCGGGCATCGCCACCGGGTGGTGATCGGCAAGGACACGCGCCTGTCCGGCTACATGATGGAAAGCGCGCTGGTCGCGGGTTTCACGAGCGTCGGGATCGACGTGATCATGACCGGGCCGCTCCCCACCCCGGCTATCGCGCTGCTGACCCGCGAAATGCGCGCGGACCTCGGCGTGATGATCTCGGCCAGCCATAACCTTTACGCCGATAACGGCATCAAGCTGTTCGGCCCGGACGGATTCAAGCTGTCTGACGCAGCCGAGATCGAGATCGAGCGGCTGATGGAGACCGATATCCCGCTCGCCCCCGCCGAAAAGATCGGCCGCGCGCGGCGGATCGAGGATGCGCGCGGGCGCTATATCCACGCGGTCAAGGATTCGGTGTCCTCGGAGATCCGCTTTGACGGGCTGAAGGTCGTGGTCGATTGCGCCAATGGTGCGGCCTATCAGGTCGCCCCTTCGGCGATCTGGGAACTGGGCGCGGATGTGGTTGCGCTCGGCGTCACGCCCAATGGCATCAACATCAACGATGGCGTCGGCTCTACCGCGATTGCCGCCCTGCAAGCCAAGGTGGTCGAGGAAGGCGCGGATATCGGCATTGCGCTGGATGGTGACGCGGACCGGCTGATCGTGGTCGACGAGAAAGGCCGCGCGGTCGATGGCGACCAGATCATGGCGCTCATCGCGGGCCGGATGCAGGAGCGCGGTTCCTTGCGCGGCGGCGGGATCGTGGCGACGGTGATGAGCAACCTCGGGCTCGAACGCTATCTGGCGGGCCGGGGCCTCGATCTGGTGCGCGCCAAGGTGGGTGACCGCTATGTGCTCGAGGCGATGAAGGCGGGCGGGTACAATGTCGGCGGCGAGCAATCGGGCCACATGATCCTGCTCGATTATGCCACCACGGGCGACGGCACGGTTGCAGCGCTGCGGGTGCTGGCGAGCCTCGTGCGATCGGGCAGGCCGGCCAGCGAATTGCTGCACGTCTTCGATCCGGTGCCGCAGCTTCTCAAGAACGTGCGATACGAGGGCGGCCAGCCGCTGGAAAATGCACAGGTCAAAGCCGTGATCGCCGAGGCAGAGGCTGCGCTGGCCGGCAAGGGCCGCCTCGTGATCCGCCCCTCCGGCACGGAACCCGTGATCCGCGTGATGGCGGAAGGCGATGACCAGGGCCAGGTCGAACAGGTGGTCGACGCGATCTGCGAAGCTGTGCGCGCGGCGGTTTAG
- a CDS encoding dicarboxylate/amino acid:cation symporter, which produces MLESENTDAGAEGTGQGKFALVSIRLPVALTFAALVGGLVAGIAGAAAGAPQAVSDIAALIGGLWLRALQMTIIPLVAALLVLGLVQMILAARVGTVARRMIALMVVIQLAGGAFTSIAMPALLRAFPVPQGASAFLAQTPADVGEVPQVLDFLASLVSPNIVAAAAETAMLPLTLFFVMFAVAITRLPGDQGERLLGFFHALGNAMLLIIGWVLAAAPVGVLALAYGVGVQSGGGAFAALGHYVLTVTAMGTFIFLLAYVVAIAMGRTGGRFASAVLPAQAVALSTQSSLASLPAMLDSAGRLGLKASTAEFVLPLAVVIFRATSAAMNLAVVYYIAALAGVEVSPTVAIAGILIASVISLSAVSLPGSISFVVSIGPIALAMGVPVEPLALLVAVEMLPDLMRTLGNVTMNVAVTSAVDRAAGSDETPKEATAT; this is translated from the coding sequence TTGCTGGAAAGTGAAAACACGGACGCCGGTGCAGAAGGCACCGGTCAAGGGAAGTTCGCGCTGGTTTCGATCCGCCTGCCGGTGGCGCTGACCTTTGCCGCGCTCGTAGGCGGGCTTGTCGCCGGGATTGCCGGAGCCGCAGCGGGCGCGCCGCAAGCCGTGTCCGACATTGCCGCGCTGATCGGCGGGCTGTGGCTGCGCGCCTTGCAGATGACGATCATCCCGCTGGTCGCGGCACTGCTGGTGCTGGGGCTGGTGCAGATGATCCTGGCCGCGCGCGTTGGCACGGTGGCGCGGCGGATGATCGCGCTGATGGTGGTTATCCAGCTGGCGGGCGGGGCCTTCACCTCGATCGCCATGCCCGCATTGCTGCGCGCCTTCCCGGTGCCGCAGGGCGCGAGTGCATTCCTCGCCCAGACCCCGGCTGACGTGGGCGAGGTGCCGCAGGTGCTCGATTTCCTCGCCTCGCTGGTCTCGCCCAACATCGTTGCCGCCGCGGCCGAAACCGCGATGCTGCCGCTGACGCTGTTCTTCGTGATGTTCGCGGTCGCCATCACCCGCCTGCCGGGCGACCAAGGCGAGCGGCTGCTCGGCTTCTTCCACGCATTGGGCAATGCGATGCTGCTGATTATCGGCTGGGTGCTCGCTGCTGCGCCCGTCGGCGTGCTGGCGCTGGCTTACGGCGTGGGCGTGCAGAGCGGGGGCGGGGCCTTTGCCGCGCTCGGCCATTATGTGCTGACCGTGACCGCGATGGGCACCTTCATCTTCCTCCTCGCCTATGTCGTGGCCATCGCAATGGGCCGCACCGGTGGGCGCTTTGCCAGTGCAGTGCTGCCGGCGCAGGCGGTGGCGCTCTCGACGCAAAGTTCGCTCGCCAGCCTGCCCGCGATGCTCGATTCTGCGGGGCGGCTGGGGCTCAAGGCCTCGACCGCCGAATTCGTCCTGCCGCTCGCCGTGGTGATCTTCCGCGCGACCAGTGCGGCAATGAACCTCGCGGTGGTCTATTATATCGCCGCGCTGGCCGGGGTCGAAGTTTCGCCCACGGTCGCCATCGCGGGCATTCTGATCGCCAGCGTCATCAGCCTTTCCGCCGTCAGCCTGCCGGGCTCGATCAGCTTCGTCGTCTCGATCGGGCCGATTGCGCTGGCGATGGGCGTGCCGGTCGAGCCGCTGGCGCTGCTGGTGGCGGTGGAGATGCTGCCCGATTTGATGCGCACGCTCGGCAATGTCACCATGAACGTCGCTGTCACAAGCGCAGTTGACCGCGCGGCAGGCTCGGACGAGACGCCAAAGGAGGCAACCGCGACTTGA